From one Melospiza melodia melodia isolate bMelMel2 chromosome 6, bMelMel2.pri, whole genome shotgun sequence genomic stretch:
- the ACCS gene encoding 1-aminocyclopropane-1-carboxylate synthase-like protein 1, producing MDFRGKKYERGSNWSDPEVVELLQLWADESVQIELESCLRNQHVFNRIAEVLREKGIHRTGDQCREKIKKMKLEYRRIKDNSKAPRGGRTWKFYEVMDRVLTSRPALAYGSLSGSMMAQQVLQGSMVESYHHQFTSSALPFGHSQHPELMEIKCEEVNSDDHSLTPEPPQAMPYQQGSPEEQEMERAFLERAQNDSPISRVEIPIETSVSPSGFSEPNMANSSRIQNVVPRPGFSALHRLRKKRKGQRMRDPLDDLLLKTLTSQRAMEERFLQMEERRFQRDLDVEERRMQLEQRRFELEREHEFRMFNVFAQMLSILKQSHSGSSSSVAMPQGLDFSQALSEIEGMGGRGSNLQEMRLRPLAKRRVDVHSFCNPSGFQRSPYLSARGNFACAFQGSTEEGYNAYHADKYDEDKNPNGIINFGTSENKLCFDLMSKRLTQADMNLMDPSLLQYPDWKGHLFLREEVARFLTYYCKAPAPLKAENVIVLNGCGSLFSALATVLCDPGEAILIATPCYGGITQSIFLYGNVKLVYVYLDSKITGTSTRPFQLTVEKLEKAFQDARAEGVTVRALILLNPQNPLGDIYSLSELRDYLEFAKRHELHVIVDEIYMLSVFDESATFHSVLGMDRLPDPQRTHVMWGITKDFAVSGIRFGTLYTENQDVVNAVASLCYFHGVCGPVQHKVAQLLRDRDWINQVYLRANHARLKAAHTYVTDELKTLGVPFLNRNAGFFVWIDFRKYLKTGTFEEELLLWKRFLDNKVLLSCGKAFECSEPGWFRIIFSDKTHRLQLGMQRIRKVLEEREQELLAEEKEQPCQSDQDGKADSTDEVIFVSRHQDPLCASSSSLGDLIGLLQQQMRSSDWLQKNTAEQFAQEKPEIYDVFSKLVGKQ from the exons ATGGATTTTCGTGGGAAAAAGTACGAGCGCGGCAGTAACTGGTCGGACCCCGAggtggtggagctgctgcagctctgggccgACGAGTCGGTGCAGATAGAGCTGGAGAGCTGCTTGCGCAACCAGCACGTCTTCAACCGCATCGCCGAGGTGCTGCGGGAGAAGGGCATCCACCGCACGGGAGACCAGTGCCGGGAGAAGATCAAGAAGATGAAGCTGGAGTACCGGCGGATCAAGGACAATAGCAAGGCCCCGCGGGGCGGGCGGACGTGGAAGTTCTACGAGGTGATGGACCGGGTGCTGACCAGCCGGCCGGCCCTGGCCTATGGCTCCCTGAGCGGCAGCATGATGGCTCAGCAGGTGCTGCAGGGCAGCATGGTGGAGAGCTACCACCACCAGTTCACCTCCTCCGCCCTGCCCTTCGGACACTCCCAGCACCCTGAGCTGATGGAAATCAAATGTGAGGAGGTGAACTCTGATGACCACAGCTTGACCCCAGAGCCCCCACAAGCCATGCCTTACCAGCAGGGCTCCCCTGAAGAACAGGAGATGGAGAGAGCCTTCTTGGAGAGGGCCCAAAAcgactctcccatctccagggtGGAGATTCCCATTGAAACCAGTGTTTCACCTTCAG GTTTCAGTGAGCCAAACATGGCAAACTCATCGCGGATCCAGAACGTTGTTCCCCGGCCTGGCTTCTCTGCCTTGCATCGGCTGAGAAAGAAGCGGAAAGGGCAGCGCATGAGGGACCCGCTGGACGATCTGCTGCTGAAGACTCTGACGTCCCAGCGCGCCATGGAGGAGCGCTTCCTGCAGATGGAAGAGCGCCGCTTCCAGCGGGATCTGGACGTGGAGGAGCGCCGGATGCAACTGGAGCAGCGCCGCTTTGAACTGGAGAGGGAACATGAGTTTCGCATGTTCAATGTCTTTGCTCAGATGCTCAGCATCCTAAAGCAGAGCCATAGCGGCTCCTCCTCCTCTGTTGCCATGCCTCAGGGTTTGGACTTTAGCCAGGCACTGTCCGAAATtgagggaatgggaggaagagggaGCAACCTGCAGGAGATGAGGCTTCGGCCGCTTGCCAAGAGGAGGGTTGACGTGCACAGCTTCTGTAACCCCAGCGGCTTCCAGAGAAGCCCCTACCTCTCTGCTCGTGGCAACTTTGCCTGTGCTTTTCAGGGCTCCACTGAGGAAGGGTACAATGCCTATCATGCTGACAAGTATGATGAAGACAAGAACCCCAAC GGTATAATAAACTTTGGCACCAGTGAGAACAAGCTCTGCTTTGACCTGATGTCCAAGCGG CTGACACAGGCTGATATGAATCTCATGGACCCTTCACTGCTTCAGTATCCTGACTGGAAAGGGCATCTGTT TTTACGGGAAGAAGTGGCTCGATTTCTGACCTATTACTGCAAGGCCCCTGCGCCTCTCAAAGCAGAGAAT GTGATTGTTTTAAATGGTTGTGGCTCTTTATTTTCTGCATTAGCTACAGTCCTTTGTGATCCAGGAG AAGCTATTCTGATTGCTACTCCCTGTTATGGTGGTATTACCCAGAGTATCTTCCTCTATGGTAATGTCAAGCTGGTGTATGTCTATTTAGACAGTAAG ATTACTGGAACAAGTACTCGACCCTTTCAGCTTACAGTGGAAAAACTGGAAAAAGCCTTCCAGGATGCCCGGGCAGAG GGTGTCACTGTAAGGGCCTTAATTCTTTTGAATCCCCAAAATCCTCTTGGGGACATCTACTCCTTGTCAGAGCTACGGGATTACCTGGAATTTGCTAAGAG ACATGAATTGCATGTGATAGTAGATGAGATCTACATGCTGTCAGTTTTTGATGAATCAGCCACGTTTCACAGTGTCCTAGGCATGGACAG ATTGCCTGATCCACAGCGGACTCACGTGATGTGGGGCATAACCAAG GATTTTGCTGTTTCTGGGATTCGTTTTGGTACTTTATATACAGAGAACCAAGATGTTGTTAATGCAGTGGCTTCTTTGTGTTATTTCCATGGGGTTTGTGGACCTGTCCAGCACAAGGTTGCACAGCTCCTCAGAGACAGAG ACTGGATCAACCAGGTGTACCTGAGGGCCAACCatgcccgcctaaaagctgcccATACGTACGTGACAGATGAGCTGAAGACACTTGGGGTTCCTTTTCTCAACCGCAATGCAGGCTTTTTTGTCTGGATTGACTTCCGAAAG TACCTTAAGACAGGCACATTTGAGGAGGAGTTGCTGCTCTGGAAGCGTTTTCTGGATAATAAGGTCCTCCTGTCCTGTGGAAAAGCTTTTGAGTGCAGTGAACCTGGATGGTTCCGCATCATCTTTTCTGACAAGACCCACCGGCTGCAGTTAG GCATGCAACGGATACGCAAGGTTTTGGAGGAGCGTGAGCAGGAGTTACTGGCtgaggagaaggagcagcctTGTCAGTCAGATCAGGATGGCAAAGCAGATAGCACAGATGAAGTCATTTTTGTATCCCGCCACCAGGAccctctctgtgccagcagctccagccttggTGACCTCATTGGCCTCCTGCAGCAACAGATGCGTTCATCTGACTGGCTACAGAAAAACACAGCTGAGCAGTTTGCCCAGGAAAAGCCAGAGATCTATGATGTGTTCAGCAAACTGGTGGGGAAGCAATAG